The following is a genomic window from Patescibacteria group bacterium.
TCCGGAAAGGTGGTCAGCGTGATGGTAGGCAGTGCTATTAACTATTTCCGGGTCTAATGAGTCTTCTGTAGTCTGCCTTAGCGTTCCGCCTTTTTTTATCAGCACCCCTCCATTATGCCTTACCAGGAGCTTGTGGTTCTTTAGGTCGATTTCCAGCCGGGAATGGTCGGCTATGGTTAATACTGCTCCGGCGTTGACGGTTACGTCGCCCTGGGCCCGGGCTTTGCCGGTAAAGGTGCATGACACGCTAATCGTCCAGTCGCCTGAAGGCGGAGGGGTACAGTTGGGATTAATATCTATGGTTTGCCTTATCAGGGAAGCAACTCTTTCGCCTCCGGCGAAAATGTATTTCCGGATGTCTTGGCCTTCGACTTCATAGTATTGGTTAATGTAAACCGTGGTTGAGCTGGCGGTTGGGGTGGTTTCTGTTTTTTTAATCCGGTTTCCGTCCTGGTCATAGCTATATGTCGAAGTGGCGGTTCCATTGTTTGATTGGGTTAACCTGTTATTGTAGTCCCAAGAGTGGGCTCTGCGCGATACCTTCCTCGCTATTCATGGAAAGCGCAGTTGACGTACCATTTGGTCCTACAGCAACCAAGAGAAAACCTAAAGGAGTTAGCCCCATGTTCTCGATATCTTTCAGTTTTTAAAGGCCATCGGGCAACCTTGGGGATTCAGTGCGGTTTACTGCGATTTCGGTGATTATGGTACTAATTATTGGCCAGCTGGCCTTTATGCTGTAATATGCAACCTCGAATTATCAACTAGTTATCAACTTGCATTATTCTTGGATCAGCGTCATCAATTGATCGTAAGCTCTTGGCGGTAAAGCCACTGACAAATAAACAAAACAGCGGATAGACGGCGGTAATAACCACCTTTCCTAAACCCAGTGGAAGCCGGGTATGGAAGCAAAAACCCATCCTTTAAATCCGCCAGAGCTTACTGCAGAAGGACTAATACAATAAATTTTATGCTAAATTTATTCAATAAAATTTTAATTTTCCTTCTCCCATTCTTGTAAAGTCATTTTTGCATCAAAGCTAGCCAAGCCTCTCTGCTTCATTAACTGTTTTAATACTTTTTTCGCCTCCTTTGTTGATGATAATAAATGAGAAGCTGACCATAGGCGAACGTATGGATTATCATGCTTCAATAAGGGTAAAAGTAAATTAAATTGAGGATCATTTTCCTTAATTTTATGATAAATAATCATCAACTTCTCATATGCCTTATTGGCTTTCTTATAATCCCCTTTCTCCGTCCCTATTCCATGCTCAGCGGCATATTCAATATATTCATTTACTAAATCATTTAATCCGACTGTCATCTCAACTCACCCCCCTTCAATACTTGGCTTAGCACTTCTTGGCCAAATTTATACTGTTGTTCATAACTCTGCCCGCTAACCCAATCTCTTACTGTCTGACCTCCTGTAAAACTTCTTTTTGAAGAATAATAAGCATTTATTTTCTGATTAACCTCCTTCGACACACTCATCAAATTTTGAGTATTATGAATTTGCTCTTCTCCAAATTTTTTTATATTTTTTCCTGTTTGCTCAACTATGTGATGCCATTCCTTTCCTTCTCCTGCTGCTCCAAATGCTCTTTTGAAGCTCCTAAATGATTTAAAACCTATTCCTATGTTTTTACCTTCAGTACTAAGCAGGGTTTTTACAATACGTCCCCCAAGACTTAGCGCCTTAGAAACCATAGCTCCAGCGGCTTCCATTACAATAATATCCCTCCCAATTTTTACAATCTGCTGGCTGAAAGATTTAAATAATCCATGATTATTATCTCCAGCTGGCTGGGGCTCAGCTAAAGAGCCATAAATTACACAACCTAATACCGCGATTGCTATTGCAAGAGGATTTTCTCCAGTTACATCAACATATTTTAGGGGGTTATTTTTTGCGTAACTGTAGCTATTTAGCCCCTGTGGATCGGCAAGATATTCATTTACCTGTACACTATATCGGTTCTGAATATATTGGCTATTTTCACCCAAATCAAGAAAAAGAGGATCTACTGATAGGAATCTGCCAAGAGAAGGATTTTGGTATCTGGCCCGCATATAGTATAAATCGGTACCGTCGTCATATTCGTGCCCAAAAGCCTTGCGTTTATTGTCAATGTTCCCAGACCTTTCATTAAGCCTTATTCCACCAAACGGGTAATAATCCAGTAGCTGTACAACG
Proteins encoded in this region:
- a CDS encoding DUF2019 domain-containing protein, with the translated sequence MTVGLNDLVNEYIEYAAEHGIGTEKGDYKKANKAYEKLMIIYHKIKENDPQFNLLLPLLKHDNPYVRLWSASHLLSSTKEAKKVLKQLMKQRGLASFDAKMTLQEWEKEN